The Candidatus Zixiibacteriota bacterium genome includes a window with the following:
- a CDS encoding YggS family pyridoxal phosphate-dependent enzyme, producing the protein MKVELSKNIVDLHGRILAACEEYDRDVDDITVVAITKTHPAGVIRSAVAAGLHNIGESRVQEFQTKFDEIGRIARFHMVGHLQTNKVKKAVQLFDVIQSVDSFKLAEEINKEAAADEFTIECLIEVNCSGEEQKYGVPPDACLELVRQVHSMDNIDLIGLMTVGPNSDDEEAVRAAFAQCRELFKQGRDIVGEEFDTLSMGMSGDFPLAIAEGATMIRIGSALFGPREW; encoded by the coding sequence ATGAAAGTGGAATTATCCAAGAACATCGTTGACCTGCACGGCCGAATTCTGGCCGCCTGTGAGGAATACGACCGCGATGTTGACGACATAACCGTGGTCGCTATTACTAAAACCCATCCCGCGGGAGTGATTCGCAGCGCTGTTGCGGCCGGACTCCATAATATCGGCGAGAGCCGGGTTCAGGAATTCCAGACCAAATTCGATGAAATCGGTCGTATTGCCCGGTTTCACATGGTCGGCCACCTTCAGACCAACAAGGTCAAAAAAGCAGTTCAGTTATTCGACGTGATCCAGTCGGTTGACAGCTTCAAACTGGCCGAAGAAATCAACAAAGAGGCGGCTGCCGATGAGTTCACGATTGAATGTTTGATCGAGGTCAATTGCTCCGGTGAGGAACAAAAATACGGAGTTCCGCCCGATGCCTGCCTTGAGCTGGTACGTCAGGTCCACTCGATGGACAATATCGACCTGATCGGTCTCATGACTGTCGGTCCCAATTCCGACGACGAGGAAGCCGTACGAGCGGCTTTTGCGCAATGCCGCGAGCTGTTCAAGCAGGGGCGGGATATCGTAGGGGAAGAGTTCGATACGCTTTCAATGGGCATGTCAGGTGATTTTCCGTTGGCCATAGCCGAGGGTGCAACCATGATCCGGATCGGATCGGCGCTGTTCGGCCCGAGGGAATGGTAA
- a CDS encoding DivIVA domain-containing protein, with protein MALSPTDIRNFEYTTQMRGYNKEEVDDFMEQVASALEEAKQENLKLSMQADSLKTQLEGLRQFEDTIKNAAIDARRNADQTLQQARNEAEKIVTEARREAERLVGDKEKQLEDIESRTEKADLVKRAYIGKLQDLIESHLDMVKALAQSMPTLRHDEEESVDEDPDRIQVTDSNEVERDGMSTIGSHPIESESNDQEESKSASNLVQADELSAQEEQPAPTEVASQADSSLINESETPTNRTEIAESQPVEEDKPVDPELAAALERYQSGTSMTEEPSEATSQIPVEQTDQQPANEVSEQPSESTHKIPDGFNEGIIETNTRAEDIPPEFIVKKNGANDPNATDRLDDYVEDRRRQQVLDADKKVNRPSAEPPDPEKLAEELDAVAAKFEEEMDRAASN; from the coding sequence ATGGCTCTATCTCCCACCGATATCCGCAATTTCGAGTACACGACTCAGATGCGCGGCTATAACAAGGAGGAAGTAGACGACTTCATGGAGCAGGTCGCTTCCGCCCTGGAAGAAGCCAAACAGGAGAACCTGAAACTCTCGATGCAGGCCGATTCGCTGAAAACGCAGCTCGAGGGACTTCGCCAGTTCGAGGACACGATCAAGAACGCCGCTATCGACGCTCGCCGCAATGCCGATCAGACCCTGCAGCAGGCTCGTAATGAGGCGGAGAAAATCGTGACCGAGGCTCGCCGGGAGGCAGAGCGTCTTGTTGGTGACAAGGAAAAACAGCTCGAGGATATAGAATCCCGTACGGAAAAGGCCGACCTGGTCAAGCGGGCCTATATCGGAAAATTACAGGATTTGATCGAATCCCACCTCGATATGGTTAAGGCTTTAGCGCAGTCCATGCCCACCCTCAGGCACGACGAGGAAGAGTCGGTTGACGAGGATCCCGACCGGATCCAGGTAACCGATTCCAACGAAGTCGAGCGGGACGGCATGAGCACGATCGGCAGTCATCCTATCGAGTCCGAATCGAATGATCAGGAAGAGTCCAAGTCGGCTTCGAACCTGGTTCAGGCCGATGAACTCTCCGCTCAGGAAGAACAGCCGGCACCGACCGAGGTTGCTTCTCAGGCTGATTCATCTTTGATTAATGAGTCCGAGACGCCTACCAACCGCACCGAGATCGCTGAGAGCCAACCGGTCGAGGAAGACAAACCGGTCGATCCTGAGTTGGCGGCCGCGTTGGAGCGGTACCAGTCCGGTACAAGCATGACTGAAGAGCCATCCGAGGCTACATCCCAGATCCCGGTCGAACAAACGGACCAGCAGCCAGCCAATGAGGTTTCTGAGCAGCCCTCCGAAAGCACCCATAAAATTCCGGATGGTTTCAACGAGGGAATAATCGAGACAAACACGCGCGCCGAGGATATCCCGCCGGAGTTTATTGTCAAGAAAAACGGCGCCAATGATCCGAACGCCACTGACCGTCTCGATGACTATGTCGAGGATCGTCGTCGGCAACAGGTCCTGGACGCCGACAAGAAGGTCAACCGACCGTCGGCCGAACCGCCGGATCCGGAGAAATTGGCCGAAGAACTGGACGCTGTAGCGGCCAAGTTCGAGGAAGAGATGGATCGCGCGGCAAGCAATTAG
- the hflX gene encoding GTPase HflX yields MVLEIGKKEVEKAVLVGLARNSREKQEVETSLDELGRLVWSAGAVVRDRRIQVRNHPDPATFIGRGMVEELKQRLVEIEANSVIFDDTLSPAQQRNLENALQAKVIDRPILILDIFATRARSRAARLQVELAQLEYTLPRLTGAWVHFSRQYGGIGSKGPGETQLEIDRRQVRTKISHLKKRLEKLDQQRHSQRKGRHEFFKVALVGYTNAGKSTLFNRLTKASVGTADMLFTTLDSTTRTMSTGFPVKVMISDTVGFIRKLPHQLVESFKSTLEEVSLADLLLQVVDASAEDLDQRILHTRQVLTEISAHKVPYLLVFNKIDACPEFLPSAIVDAPFVTISAAEGTGVAHLQEELITRCREFQSQKNGF; encoded by the coding sequence ATGGTTCTCGAAATCGGCAAAAAAGAAGTCGAAAAGGCTGTTTTAGTCGGACTGGCGCGTAACTCCCGTGAAAAACAGGAGGTGGAGACATCGCTTGACGAGTTGGGCCGTCTGGTCTGGTCGGCCGGAGCAGTGGTGCGCGACCGGCGAATCCAGGTACGCAATCACCCCGACCCGGCGACTTTCATTGGCCGTGGTATGGTTGAGGAACTCAAACAACGCCTGGTCGAGATCGAAGCCAACTCGGTCATTTTCGACGACACTCTCAGCCCGGCTCAGCAGCGCAACCTCGAAAATGCTCTCCAGGCTAAAGTGATCGACCGGCCGATCCTGATTCTGGATATTTTTGCCACCCGCGCCCGGTCACGCGCGGCACGCCTGCAAGTGGAATTGGCTCAGCTCGAATACACCCTGCCCCGCCTCACCGGCGCCTGGGTCCATTTCTCGCGGCAATACGGCGGGATCGGCTCCAAGGGACCGGGCGAAACTCAGCTCGAGATCGACCGCCGACAGGTCCGGACGAAGATATCCCATCTGAAAAAGCGGCTCGAAAAACTCGACCAGCAACGCCACAGCCAACGCAAAGGACGCCACGAGTTCTTCAAAGTAGCTCTGGTGGGTTACACCAACGCCGGGAAATCGACCTTGTTCAACCGGCTGACCAAAGCCTCCGTCGGCACCGCCGATATGCTTTTCACCACGCTCGATTCAACCACCAGAACAATGTCAACCGGATTCCCGGTCAAGGTGATGATTTCCGATACGGTGGGATTTATCAGAAAATTACCGCACCAGTTGGTGGAATCTTTTAAATCAACTCTCGAAGAAGTTTCCTTGGCGGATCTTTTGTTGCAGGTAGTCGACGCCTCGGCCGAGGATCTGGACCAGCGTATTCTTCATACCCGCCAGGTATTGACCGAGATCAGCGCCCATAAAGTTCCTTATCTGCTGGTATTCAACAAGATAGATGCCTGCCCTGAATTCCTGCCGTCGGCAATCGTGGATGCCCCATTCGTTACTATATCAGCCGCCGAAGGAACCGGAGTGGCTCATCTCCAGGAAGAGTTGATTACCCGCTGCCGGGAGTTCCAATCACAAAAAAACGGTTTCTGA
- the mscL gene encoding large conductance mechanosensitive channel protein MscL translates to MMKEFKEFAVKGNVVDMAVGIIIGAAFGTIVKSLVADIIMPPIGLLLGNVDFSNLFLVIKEGATAGPFATLAEAQAAGAVTINYGMFINTIISFLIVAFAIFILVKNINRLKRQEAPAPEPVPTTKECPHCFSTINIKAKRCPFCTSNVE, encoded by the coding sequence ATGATGAAGGAGTTCAAAGAGTTTGCAGTCAAAGGCAACGTCGTCGACATGGCCGTGGGTATCATCATCGGCGCCGCCTTCGGCACTATTGTAAAATCGCTGGTGGCGGACATTATTATGCCGCCTATCGGTCTTCTCCTGGGCAATGTCGACTTCTCAAATCTCTTCTTAGTGATCAAGGAAGGGGCCACCGCCGGACCGTTCGCCACCCTGGCCGAAGCTCAGGCTGCCGGCGCCGTGACTATCAACTATGGCATGTTTATCAACACGATTATCAGCTTCCTGATTGTCGCTTTCGCCATCTTCATCCTGGTCAAGAATATCAACCGCCTCAAGAGGCAGGAGGCTCCGGCTCCCGAGCCTGTCCCCACGACCAAGGAATGCCCGCATTGTTTCTCGACGATCAACATTAAAGCCAAGCGTTGCCCTTTCTGCACCTCGAACGTTGAATAG
- a CDS encoding FprA family A-type flavoprotein, with protein MSAIQIARDTFWVGVKDPDLPVFDIIMKTESGTTYNAYLVKGTEKTVLIETVKANFAEEYFANLAEQVDVARVDYLVVNHTEPDHSGAIVKLLEKNPNIEIICSAACIPFINNVINREAKITGVKDNFEIDLGDKKMVFKTMPYMHWPDTMMEFVPETGVLFSCDGFAAHISADTIYADELPADKLEHEVDYYYDVIMRPFAFFIGKNLKKLEEFDIKMIAPSHGPIFRQDPGRQIEHYAKWSADKSEGKKQATILYASAYGNTGKVAQAIAAELKPHGWDTVLLDVAEMDPDKARDEIEAAKLILFGTPTFNGDAVKPVWDAVNLLSTVHSQGKKAAVFGSYGWSGEGPKLVAERLAGLRVKVFEENYRARLVPSEEDLAEVKRFTAKLLDFVG; from the coding sequence ATGAGCGCTATACAAATTGCCAGGGATACTTTCTGGGTGGGAGTCAAAGATCCCGACCTGCCGGTTTTCGATATTATCATGAAGACCGAATCAGGCACGACTTACAACGCCTACCTGGTCAAGGGAACCGAAAAAACCGTCCTTATCGAAACCGTCAAGGCTAATTTCGCCGAGGAGTATTTTGCCAACCTCGCCGAGCAGGTCGATGTGGCCAGGGTGGATTACCTGGTGGTCAACCACACCGAACCGGACCACAGCGGTGCGATTGTCAAGCTGCTGGAAAAGAACCCGAATATCGAAATCATCTGCTCCGCGGCCTGCATACCGTTTATAAACAACGTGATCAACCGCGAGGCAAAAATCACCGGCGTGAAGGACAACTTCGAAATCGATCTGGGTGATAAGAAGATGGTTTTCAAAACCATGCCGTACATGCACTGGCCGGATACGATGATGGAATTCGTTCCGGAGACCGGGGTGTTGTTCTCATGCGACGGTTTCGCGGCTCATATTTCCGCCGATACGATTTACGCCGATGAGCTTCCCGCCGATAAGTTGGAACACGAGGTGGACTATTACTACGATGTCATCATGCGCCCGTTCGCGTTCTTCATAGGCAAGAATCTCAAGAAGCTCGAAGAGTTCGACATTAAGATGATCGCTCCCTCACACGGCCCGATTTTCCGACAGGACCCCGGCAGACAGATCGAGCACTACGCCAAATGGTCGGCCGACAAATCCGAGGGGAAAAAGCAGGCTACGATTCTTTACGCCTCCGCTTACGGCAACACCGGCAAGGTGGCTCAGGCGATCGCGGCCGAATTGAAGCCGCACGGCTGGGATACGGTTTTGCTCGATGTCGCTGAGATGGATCCGGATAAAGCCCGCGATGAGATCGAAGCGGCTAAACTTATCCTGTTCGGAACCCCGACCTTCAACGGCGACGCCGTAAAACCGGTCTGGGATGCAGTCAACCTGCTCTCGACCGTCCACAGCCAGGGGAAAAAGGCGGCGGTATTCGGCTCCTATGGCTGGAGCGGCGAAGGTCCCAAACTTGTAGCCGAACGCCTGGCCGGCCTGCGCGTTAAAGTATTCGAAGAAAACTACCGCGCTCGTTTGGTTCCATCGGAGGAGGACCTGGCCGAGGTGAAACGATTCACCGCCAAGTTGCTTGATTTCGTCGGCTAA
- a CDS encoding GNAT family protein, whose product MSDPIIETERLAIRRALPTKQDAKFYFCLWTNPEVMVNVGFPNGLRTTEKQIAARLADEAKDAVFNRLLIVQLKKTKEPIGEAWMTAPDNEGVCETDVKLLPQFWGNKYGIEIKQALVDYLFENTACLAVKATPNRDNIASQKMQEAVGGKKVGLGVAQFPKEMRDYTCDVPYFTYIVTRDDWEDRKG is encoded by the coding sequence ATGTCCGATCCCATAATAGAAACCGAACGCCTGGCTATCCGCCGGGCTCTACCTACCAAACAGGACGCCAAGTTTTACTTCTGCCTCTGGACCAACCCTGAGGTGATGGTCAATGTCGGATTCCCAAACGGGTTGCGCACGACGGAGAAACAGATTGCCGCGCGCCTGGCCGATGAAGCGAAAGACGCCGTGTTTAATCGCCTTCTGATCGTTCAGCTCAAGAAGACAAAAGAACCGATCGGCGAAGCCTGGATGACCGCCCCGGACAACGAGGGAGTATGTGAAACCGACGTCAAACTCCTGCCGCAATTCTGGGGCAATAAATACGGTATCGAGATCAAACAGGCCCTGGTTGATTACCTGTTCGAGAATACCGCCTGTCTCGCCGTCAAAGCAACCCCCAATCGGGACAATATAGCCTCGCAGAAAATGCAGGAGGCGGTGGGGGGCAAGAAAGTCGGTCTGGGCGTGGCGCAGTTTCCGAAGGAGATGCGGGACTACACCTGCGATGTACCCTATTTCACCTACATTGTCACCCGCGACGACTGGGAAGACCGCAAGGGGTAG
- a CDS encoding alpha/beta hydrolase, whose amino-acid sequence MKLSRQTKEIIQIVVFLVVAALLVIAFIIYPLGQVKDQFARTDIDDYDNNDTVIVNDPAVWIDHGLPVDTFKVESDGLTVLACLILQPDSLIFDSAAGTVVLIPDERYNRDSVMSLAEEFHNAGYVVITYDQRATGHSTGKYHGEGRLETDDLLAVISYADLRTWIRPPLTVVGEGLGGDAGIMAAPEDERIKVVVAFEPHLTTERYLVRLKQRHEALWLPFYQTIIYWWYGMRSSYASEFREADQLQPLAGPTLIIAAEPSDEALDQLEEQSGDKLELKQAVNPVGLFDLTLEFIGGTPPVDSTFSE is encoded by the coding sequence GTGAAGCTTTCCAGGCAAACCAAGGAAATCATACAGATCGTTGTCTTTCTCGTAGTTGCAGCGTTGTTAGTCATCGCCTTTATCATCTATCCGCTGGGGCAGGTAAAAGACCAGTTCGCTCGGACGGATATCGACGACTACGATAACAATGACACCGTTATAGTCAACGATCCTGCAGTCTGGATCGATCACGGCCTTCCGGTCGATACTTTCAAGGTCGAGTCCGATGGCCTCACCGTACTGGCCTGCCTGATCCTTCAACCGGACAGTTTGATTTTCGATTCAGCGGCCGGCACGGTGGTTCTGATTCCGGATGAACGTTACAACCGTGATTCGGTCATGTCGCTGGCGGAAGAATTCCATAACGCCGGTTACGTGGTAATAACTTATGACCAGCGGGCAACCGGTCATTCAACCGGCAAATACCACGGTGAAGGGCGCCTGGAGACCGATGACCTGCTGGCGGTTATCTCTTACGCCGATTTAAGAACCTGGATCAGGCCCCCATTGACGGTTGTCGGCGAGGGACTTGGAGGCGATGCCGGTATCATGGCCGCCCCCGAAGATGAACGGATCAAGGTGGTGGTAGCATTCGAGCCACACCTGACCACCGAGCGATATCTCGTCCGGCTCAAACAGCGCCACGAGGCCCTCTGGTTACCGTTTTATCAGACTATCATTTACTGGTGGTACGGTATGCGTTCAAGCTATGCCTCAGAATTCCGCGAGGCCGATCAGCTTCAACCTCTGGCCGGACCAACGCTGATTATCGCAGCGGAACCGTCAGACGAGGCACTGGACCAACTGGAGGAACAATCGGGCGATAAACTCGAATTGAAACAAGCCGTCAATCCGGTCGGGCTGTTTGATCTGACACTCGAGTTTATCGGGGGAACGCCGCCGGTCGATTCGACGTTTTCAGAATAA
- a CDS encoding iron-sulfur cluster assembly scaffold protein: MYNAKVLDHFENPRHAGEIIDADAVVSVGNPECGDMMKLYLKVVDGRIVDVSYKTYGCAAAIATSSAAAEMVMGKTLEEAEALSSADIVAYLEGLPERKIHCSTLAPEALHQAIEQYRHK; this comes from the coding sequence ATGTATAACGCAAAAGTATTGGATCATTTCGAGAATCCCCGCCACGCGGGGGAAATCATCGACGCCGACGCGGTTGTCTCGGTAGGCAACCCCGAGTGCGGAGACATGATGAAACTTTATCTCAAGGTCGTCGATGGCCGTATCGTGGATGTCAGCTACAAGACCTACGGCTGTGCTGCCGCGATTGCCACTTCATCCGCCGCTGCCGAAATGGTCATGGGCAAAACCCTCGAAGAGGCCGAAGCTCTTAGCTCGGCCGATATCGTCGCTTATCTCGAGGGACTTCCGGAACGCAAGATCCATTGTTCGACTCTCGCTCCCGAGGCTTTGCACCAGGCGATCGAGCAATACCGCCACAAGTAA
- a CDS encoding phosphate-starvation-inducible PsiE family protein has product MSVIIKTRQRATRFFAVCEDVIYGLIGILLVAVGLVVVYEAGASFMEAMTGGSTALGIIRVIDNILLGLMVAEILYTVVVSFESHALQAEPFLIVGLIATVRRLLLISLEAAHISQIGHEVFVDYMIEMGVLTVLVLFFGFSIYLLRRQRNREAANTTP; this is encoded by the coding sequence ATGTCCGTTATTATTAAAACGCGTCAGAGGGCCACCAGATTTTTCGCGGTATGTGAGGATGTGATATATGGCCTGATCGGCATTTTACTTGTCGCCGTCGGATTGGTGGTGGTATACGAAGCGGGTGCATCGTTCATGGAGGCCATGACCGGCGGAAGCACCGCCTTGGGTATCATCCGTGTAATTGACAATATCCTGCTGGGTCTCATGGTTGCCGAGATCCTCTATACCGTGGTTGTTTCATTCGAATCTCACGCCCTTCAGGCTGAACCGTTTTTAATTGTCGGTCTGATCGCTACTGTCAGGCGTTTACTGCTGATCTCACTGGAGGCGGCACATATCAGCCAGATCGGGCATGAGGTGTTTGTCGACTATATGATTGAAATGGGGGTACTGACCGTTTTGGTGTTATTCTTCGGTTTTAGCATCTACCTCCTGCGGCGCCAGCGCAATCGAGAAGCTGCCAACACGACGCCGTGA
- a CDS encoding purine-nucleoside phosphorylase, translating to MHSVEDNRRMIDEAVAFIQSQVTFKPEIGIILGTGLGTLVDGIEINAVVDYETIPHFPVSTVEFHAGKLLFGTLRGKPVVCMQGRFHYYEGYSFQQIAFPIRVLKRLGIHTLVVSNACGGLNPNFVAGDIMMIRDHINFFPGNPLIGQNDDEIGIRFPDMYGCYDFELQALARQIALEQKTHLREGVYIGVTGPLLETAAEYRMFRGFGGDAVGMSTVPEVITARHQGTRVLGFSIVTDMGLPDNMHPLKLEEVIQIAGKAEPLLRELIAGCVERM from the coding sequence ATGCACTCAGTCGAGGACAACCGCCGCATGATCGACGAGGCGGTCGCTTTTATTCAGAGTCAGGTTACATTCAAACCGGAAATAGGCATTATTCTCGGGACCGGGCTCGGGACTCTTGTTGACGGGATCGAGATTAACGCCGTCGTCGATTATGAAACTATCCCTCACTTCCCGGTATCGACTGTCGAATTCCACGCCGGGAAACTTCTGTTCGGAACTCTTCGCGGCAAACCGGTCGTTTGCATGCAGGGCCGGTTCCATTATTATGAGGGCTACTCGTTCCAGCAGATAGCCTTCCCGATTCGCGTGCTAAAACGACTCGGCATCCACACCCTGGTAGTATCCAACGCCTGTGGCGGCCTGAATCCGAATTTCGTTGCCGGTGATATTATGATGATCAGGGATCATATCAACTTCTTCCCCGGCAACCCGCTGATCGGCCAAAATGACGATGAGATCGGCATTCGTTTCCCGGATATGTACGGCTGTTACGATTTCGAACTGCAGGCATTGGCCAGGCAGATCGCCCTTGAACAAAAGACTCACCTGCGGGAAGGAGTCTATATCGGCGTCACCGGACCATTGCTCGAAACGGCGGCGGAATATCGCATGTTTCGCGGTTTCGGAGGTGACGCGGTGGGGATGTCGACCGTGCCGGAGGTGATTACCGCCCGCCATCAGGGCACCCGCGTACTGGGTTTCTCGATCGTGACCGACATGGGTCTTCCGGACAACATGCATCCGTTGAAGCTGGAGGAAGTGATCCAGATCGCCGGCAAGGCCGAGCCGTTGCTGCGCGAGTTGATCGCCGGCTGCGTCGAGAGAATGTGA
- a CDS encoding response regulator, translating into MAKSILIVDDNPNMSSLLSEMLEVFDYKSVRAEDGADALAKLDEGKFSMVITDMRMPNMTGLELLQQVKAKHPKLPVVLISGYSVSEVEDEGQEIKPDGFLAKPFLMSDVEKLLNSLL; encoded by the coding sequence ATGGCTAAATCAATCTTGATCGTCGACGACAACCCCAATATGTCCTCCCTGCTTTCGGAGATGCTCGAAGTCTTCGATTATAAATCCGTACGCGCGGAGGACGGCGCCGATGCGCTCGCCAAATTGGACGAGGGCAAATTCTCCATGGTAATCACCGATATGCGCATGCCGAACATGACCGGTCTCGAATTGCTGCAACAAGTGAAAGCCAAACATCCGAAACTGCCGGTGGTGCTGATCTCCGGTTATTCCGTTTCGGAAGTTGAGGACGAAGGTCAGGAGATCAAACCCGACGGTTTTCTGGCTAAGCCGTTTCTGATGTCCGACGTGGAAAAACTGCTCAACTCGCTGCTTTAA
- a CDS encoding T9SS type A sorting domain-containing protein has protein sequence MPRLLYVIFIVGCLLLAAFSSVAAQNINKLLISPLQPASLDYGEHVTINFAYENNSGKAAFIVVEAYHNSRLPAGFEAADPLSCPNGSSGAGSIWFTINSGVCQVDEIRIYMVDKEDNILFEVGTTCQYYWPEHSLFNIGFDPGSGGYEEPGTRVDIDFDYFTSESGGIRVFVEPRLDGIPDGNAVVSPSSLYPVGAGTGSCWFEISTEQAEINSVYFYVTNNDQSDTLFEKTLSVNYHFVPNFYKTVFVNPQPTTLNIGEWVQVSFSYTCNWDNGALFALDCLEEGLPSDKDTVIGGFTVEEGIGYDTLWFTYTEPGHVQQLQIRMYDADSVEMACGFNIGVAYDFVNPINEVNSITLLTPSPATIDWDNKVHVAFTYNAFDPEGIKILVLPWLDGSISPYVSYSGTPIYPVGVGDGNQWFKAVDCGARVDEVHLRVMSTDNSVIYQDTGIAVDYDFTGSHFTLTELTPACPATVEMGDEVVVNFDFETMCNSSFRTWVMPMSGGNESPGAIVDPGLYAWTSTGSDSMAFSINNAADVTVDELRFQIRSIDSTELYDELYFPVEYYFTEPTDVEIARQEGLPEQFSLGQNYPNPFNPSTTIEYGIPRKTEVRIGVYNILGGLIRTLVSQSLIQGHYRVDWDGTDESGQAVSSGVYFYRIEAGDYTETRKMMLLK, from the coding sequence ATGCCCCGTTTGTTATATGTGATTTTTATCGTTGGATGCCTGTTATTGGCGGCTTTCTCCTCGGTCGCAGCACAGAACATCAATAAGTTGTTGATTTCGCCGCTTCAACCTGCCTCGCTTGACTACGGTGAGCACGTGACAATAAACTTTGCCTATGAAAACAACTCTGGTAAGGCTGCCTTTATTGTCGTTGAAGCCTATCACAACAGTCGTTTACCTGCCGGTTTTGAAGCGGCCGATCCGTTGTCCTGTCCCAACGGTTCCTCCGGTGCCGGCTCGATCTGGTTCACCATTAACTCCGGTGTCTGTCAGGTTGATGAAATCCGTATCTATATGGTGGACAAAGAGGATAACATCCTTTTCGAAGTTGGTACCACCTGCCAGTATTACTGGCCTGAGCACAGCCTTTTCAATATCGGATTCGATCCGGGTTCCGGAGGTTATGAGGAACCCGGCACCAGGGTGGATATAGATTTCGACTATTTCACTTCTGAGTCAGGCGGTATTCGCGTTTTTGTGGAACCTCGACTGGACGGTATCCCGGACGGAAACGCGGTGGTTTCACCGTCGTCGCTCTACCCGGTTGGAGCCGGTACCGGTTCCTGCTGGTTCGAAATTTCAACCGAGCAGGCCGAGATTAACAGCGTCTATTTCTATGTCACCAACAATGACCAGAGCGACACCCTGTTCGAGAAAACCTTGTCGGTCAATTACCACTTCGTCCCGAATTTCTATAAGACGGTTTTTGTTAACCCACAACCGACTACGCTCAATATCGGCGAGTGGGTTCAGGTAAGTTTTTCGTATACCTGCAATTGGGACAACGGCGCCCTGTTTGCTCTGGATTGCCTTGAAGAAGGACTCCCTTCCGATAAGGACACGGTTATAGGCGGATTTACCGTGGAGGAGGGAATTGGCTATGACACCCTCTGGTTCACCTATACCGAGCCGGGACATGTTCAGCAATTGCAGATTCGTATGTACGATGCCGACAGCGTCGAGATGGCCTGCGGCTTTAACATTGGCGTCGCTTATGACTTCGTCAATCCGATTAACGAGGTGAACTCGATCACGCTTTTAACACCCAGTCCGGCTACGATCGACTGGGACAACAAGGTTCATGTTGCCTTCACTTATAATGCCTTCGATCCGGAGGGTATAAAAATTCTCGTGCTTCCCTGGCTGGATGGTAGTATCAGCCCCTATGTTTCTTATTCCGGCACACCGATATATCCGGTTGGGGTTGGCGACGGCAATCAATGGTTCAAGGCCGTTGATTGTGGCGCCCGAGTCGATGAAGTGCATTTGCGGGTAATGTCGACCGACAACAGCGTGATCTATCAGGACACCGGGATAGCTGTCGATTACGACTTTACGGGATCTCACTTCACTCTTACCGAGTTGACCCCCGCCTGCCCGGCAACGGTTGAAATGGGGGATGAGGTGGTCGTTAATTTCGATTTCGAGACCATGTGCAATTCATCTTTCCGTACCTGGGTTATGCCGATGAGCGGCGGGAACGAGTCTCCCGGTGCGATCGTCGATCCCGGCTTGTATGCCTGGACTTCGACGGGCTCAGACAGCATGGCCTTCTCGATCAACAACGCCGCCGATGTGACGGTCGATGAACTGCGTTTTCAGATCAGAAGTATCGACTCAACCGAATTGTACGACGAGTTATACTTCCCGGTCGAATACTATTTCACCGAACCGACCGATGTTGAAATTGCACGTCAGGAGGGCCTTCCGGAGCAATTCAGTCTGGGACAAAACTATCCCAATCCGTTCAATCCGAGCACTACGATCGAATACGGCATCCCCCGGAAAACGGAAGTACGTATCGGTGTCTATAATATCCTTGGCGGTTTGATTCGAACTTTAGTAAGTCAATCGCTGATTCAGGGACATTACCGGGTTGATTGGGATGGTACCGACGAATCCGGCCAGGCGGTATCTTCGGGAGTTTATTTCTATCGAATCGAAGCGGGTGATTATACCGAAACCCGCAAGATGATGTTACTCAAATGA